The window GTACATCTACAACACTTTGAAAGCTAATGAGTGAGATTTAAGTGACTTACTGCACTTGAGTCTCGGCCGTGGACAGGATGGTCAGGATGAAGGAGGCCGTCTCATTGGGATGGTAGGTGGACGGCACAATCAGGTATTCACCAGGCTTCAACATGACGAACTCCATCACCTCACGTGCGTCCAAGTAGTTTTTAGTTTGGGCCACAGCTTTGTTTCTGCCGAAGAAAGAGGCTGGGAACCTCCCTTTGTGTGCCTTGTACTGTAATGCCAATAATAAGCAGATGTTTAATTTCTATGCAGCTCAGCTCAATCTCCAGTATAGACGGGCAATGTGTGAGAAATGTTACTTACTTCTTTGGTCACCTTGGATGAAACCAGAGGAAAATGAAGTTTGTGTTGgggataaaacaaaacatttgacattatgaagtaaataaaataaagtaaatgcacACCATGGAATTCAATTTCCCACTGGTACGTTTAACATGATGACATGTAATGGCTGAACCCACAGAACtatttaatttgtatctttatGTGACTATTTTCAACTTAGTTCAATGCATGAACTATTTAAAGTTTAATCcaaatgtgacacaaacaaaaaacaacaacaaaacccgATAAAACAAAACTTACCTCAAATACGTGGAGTCCAATGTGGAGATTTTGGACCAAGCGTCTGTTCCTTTTGTCGGGCATTTGCATGAGAGACATCAGAAAGTTTCTTTCCCCCTGGTTCTCTGAACATTCACTGAATAATTTGCCGACCTTGATCCGATACTGTGGATTAGTGGAGAATTTTTCTGGAAGATTGAAggagacaaaacatgaaattcAAACTTACTGCAGCCAGTTCATCCATGATTGCAAAATTCTGCTTTGTGTGTATGGAGTCTGGTGTGCGCCAAAGAAATAATTATAGACTTtagattttgattttgatttgttaATAATTTCTTTCTACATTTTGAAAGGTGATTATAAATTCATCAAATAAATTGGAATGTGATCTTTTAACTGGCAAATGATTAGGCCCAGCTCTATTTTTCAGTCTTGTGGCTGTTATCGTGTTCCATCTCACATTTGTCTCTGGTTTTACTATTTACAGTTTCCATTTGGAGTCATGTTTGCCTCTTTTAGACAGTACAGAGCAGAACAGTGAAACTGTCTCTGTATCTCTGTAAGATGCAAAAACTGTTTAACTTATTTACAGATATTTGGAAAGTACCATAGTTCTTCGTGGATCCTCCAGCCGTGGTTCCTGCAACCCATCTGCCCTCGTAGAAGGACGACTTCCAATGGGACGAGGAGCTTCCATCAAGGAAGTCTGGACACAGGCAGCAGATGTCAAGATCCTCGTAGAGCTTACAGAAGTCTTCCAGTGTCATCCTGTCCAAATCAGAAATTGATTTAGTTAATTATCATCACTGAATTATGAGTATGATAGAATTAGTATTTAATAACTCTTTGATCCataagagaaaaaagaaatgtattctGTGGCAGTCACTTGAGCGAAAATATACTGCTCGGAGAGTATATGAACATAGTGCCTGATACACAGTACTTATTTTTAGATATATAACTCTGTTTTTTATCAACACATTAGTGCATCTTTACCCCAAACTATAATGTAACAAAAGGTGTgttacaataataattataattttttgcctttttaagAAAGATATAAAATTTTGATTCGAACATACAACACACTTACCAAAACTCTCCATCATCTCTCACTGAAAGGCACATTTCACGATCCTGAGGACTCACAGTTTGCCACAAAGGCGAACTTTAGTGAAAGTTTTAcaatgagagaggaggaaagaaacatagttaaatataaaaagatgcacacacacacacacacacacacacacacacacacacacacacacacacacacacacacacacacacacacacacacacacacacacacacacacacacactctctatagttgtgaggacattcattgacataatgcattccctaaccccttaccctaaccctaaccctaaccctaaacctaaaaccaagtcttaactctcaaaaagccaatttaaTTTGggaggaccagccaaaatgtcctcaaactgtcaaaatgtcctcacaatgatgggaTAGAACCAACATTTGCCCTCATAACATATACATGTATTGACATAGattaacatataaatataaatatatataaaatacaatacaactgCCTCCAAAGTATTAAAGCTAATTAAAGACAGTAATAGAAAGGCGTCTTGTCTCTTGTTTCAGATATCCTCAATCCCTTCATATGTGACTAACAAAAAAAGgtgacagtgaaaacatcagcaacATGTTATTTAGTGAGGGTAAAATAACTTCTATCTTTATAAAtcttcataaaacatttgctgGGTAGTCATTCTTACTGATCGCTCCACTCTCCTTTCCACTCTGTTTTGCCCCAGGGGTTCCACAAACGCACCAGGTTCACGAGTCTCCCTTGGCTCATAAACTGACGAGTAATCAGCAGCAGACAAAAAATCAGGGatatttatacaaacacatgaATTCTGTATGCTGCCATGCCTTCAATGCAAATATGACTATTTACCTGTTTCACACCTGTGACAGTATAGGCATGGCCTTGGACCAATCCATTTGGCAGCACATTGTTGGCAGATGTCTTCTAGAAGATAGAGGTGTACAGTATAGAGAGATGTCACTGAAATGGCATTGAGAGACTCCACATATGCTGAAGGTACAGTTCTGAAATTTATGAGTTAACAACGTGTAGTAAAAACTTAATTGCACTTCTCAAATAACATTAGACTTAAACTAAATTAACCTGGTACCAAACACACCCATTTAAATGCACAAGCCTGAAAATAATGTACTCAAAATCAAAAGGGAAATAGCCAATTTGATGACATCAACAAGAAAATTAAGTGAACTCTTGATGTAACAGCTGAATTGACTGGAATAAATGCTCTCATGCATTATTGGACCCATTCAAAACCCTgaccccaccctctctctctaccacatACTTTAACAATAGGTTTGAGCACTTAATCTTTTCCTTCAGGCATAGGCTGTTAGTCAAATGCCAAAGGTAATTACATACAGTTGAACTGTTCTTATGCTCTACAGATCATTTTCTGAGTTATTGAGCCTTGGCAGCCACTGCTGGCCTTTTACGTTGAGGTAATTATACTGGAATCTGAAGTGCATATAAGGGATTGATCAAACTGTAAATGAAACCAAACTACTGTTTAATGATTTTATCTTCCTgctatgaaaacataaaatgttgGAAGCTAGACAGGTCTATTAACACTTCCATCTTAGATACTGCTCGAGGACAACCTTAGATTATCTAAGCCTTGAGATGCTTTGAAGTTAAGCTGTCAactctgtggttttgtgttgtaaataaaTGCTTACCCCCAGAGGAGTCCCACAGCCCATCAGGGAAATATTTTGTCCAGCTCTTGTCATCAGCTCCCACAGGTCCGGAGGAGGTTCTGTGAGGTTAACGCACATGTGGACACCACCAGTGAAGTCCACCATAGCCTCAGCAGGAGTTCCAGTATTCATATCTGCGTATGAACCACACACCCTGACAGCAGGTGTTAAATTACTTTCAAAGACTTTCAGAAAAGTAAGATCAATGTCACTCTGAGACTATGAGGACTGTGTGACTGAGAAATGCATTGTTTTTCATACTTGGCATAGGCTTTCTCCAGCAAAGCAGGCCAGAACTCAGTCGGGGTTTTGGATTGGACGAAGATTAATCTGCCATCAATTGTTGGTAGCTTGTCATCAATGATAATATCCACCCATTTCCCAAACCTCCAAAACTGAATAGTTGAGAATATGAAGAAGGTTATAGCAAAATGAGATGTATTTAATTGATCAGAACCTATTTTTTTGGATGATGTTGGCAATATTTACCCTGAAGTGGAACAGCCCGCAGTAGTCCTCATTAAAACTTTGTTCAAGAGGAACAACTTGCTTTAGTATTGAATTCTGGAATGTCAGAGCTCCGATAGATGCAAGGAACCAGCAGTTTCCTAAGTAAAATAGAGCCATTGAGTTGTCAGGACAGTATGTTAAGCAGACATGACAGTAATGTTTCTTTAAACAGGTTTACGTCTAAGAAGCATTCAAGTATGCTAACACAGCCAAGAGGCAGAATACACGTTGGTACAGTGGTTATTGTAAGTTCTTACTGTCCCATGAACACAGATGAGGTTAGGTTTGACAACATGGATGTCTTCTCAGTATCATTACACTGATGCACTAGCATTACCTTTTCTGAACATTCTAAACCACATGCTGGAATTCAGACTGCTGTGCATAACCACCATTATCTTTCAGACTCGACTTGTTACCTTTTCATCTCGAGGTACCATGATTCATTGAgctttgattaaattaaaattcCATATTTAAATAAGTATATAATAAGTAAAATACATTGTAAAACAGGGATTATTTCTATGTCGCCCGGAGTCCGttccacagagaaagagaacaagTGGCGACTTTAAATCCTTAAAATATTGTTGAAGGAGAGGCTTAAGGATTTTGGATTGTTTTCTTCCAAACTTTTAAAGGGCTGTGCTCTGCGACATACTATGTGTCACACATGCTAAAAAACTGTGCAATGGACACAATTAACGCTGTTGCACCTGTGCGAtacaatgttgtgtgtgtgtggactttaCAAGAGTTTGTGTACTTGCTTGTAAGGGAGTTGACTTGATGACGCATCACTATTTTACTTGGCAGCTGTAGTCTGTTGTCTGTCGTGTGATTTAAAACCATACATCAAACACCAAATCCCACAATTCAAACAATGAACACTTCCAAAACGAGCCTGCAATGTTGTTCTTGGGGCTAGTaggtgatacacacacacacacacacacacacacacacacacacacacacacacacacacacacacacacacacacacacacacacacacacacacacacacacacacacacacacacacacacagtttgttttctgttattaGTGAGTTACtcactaatatatatatatgatgttatTAATTTAAAGAGAGGCAAACTGTTAATTTCAGGATATTTAAGTTGTTATACATTTGTAATGTCCATGCAATAAAGACAATGTTTATCTGAAAACATGACTTACCCACAATTACTTGCCGACAATGCAACAAGTCATTGCTTGTCATTTAAAGTACCTGTATAAGTGCGCAAGACCTGTTTTCAGATACCGATAACAGCACAACCCCGTGCCGGTGACAACATGGGTGAACATGTTTGAAACTGAATACATTGGGCTTGTTTGGGCTTGAAGTGCTGTTTTCTGCAATTTCATGAGGATGCAGTTGTGCCACTTGGCTGTGTGGGCATCTCTTAATGGCATTGCTGTAAAACAAACTCATTTATTGTTGTGAATCAAGCAAGTTTCCTACCAAGCAGGCCTTGACCAAAGTCAAATCTGGAGACCCCATCAACAACCAAAGATGGATTGGAAACTATTTTCTGAAACAGAGAATTAATTGCCTTTTTAACGACATATTcatttaaccataaacttgGATAACTGTTATGCTAAATCCCATCTTTTCAGCTACCACACCACTCACCCCTGGTCTCAGCCACACCACACGGTCCAGGTCAGTAGGTTCCAGTAACCCTTGGCCGATGGTGTTACTGTCAGGGGGGAACATCTCATCAATGTACTTTACTCGTCGGCTGAGGCAGTACTGTTTCATCTGCTCGTAGTCTTGGTTGAGGAAGCTAATGGGGTTGGTGATGGTCCCATAGCCACTTTTCTGATGCCGTGCATTGATGATGTTCATACACACACCAGAGGTAGGCATTGCTGCAGTGGTTGAGCTctgttcagaaaaaaaagaaagtagatAATCTTGGcataaaacaaactttacacAAAGAAGCTTTATCTTATTTGAGTCCTTATATTCAAATCACCTCTATGCAAATATAATTAGAACAGCGATCGCTGATACTTTGCATTAGACTGTACTCTTCAATTTGAACATGGGGAGGGGTACATTAAATCAAGTAGTATACATAGCTAAAGTACATCTCATGTTAATTTGGTATCAAGTAATGGGATCTGTAAGAAATGGttaccacatttaaattaagtgTGGGAATGGTATAACCTTTTGTTTAGGCCAACAGCGTTAAGTAGTTAAGAAATTAGAGGAAAACTTATGTCCAGAAATAATGGCATGGAGAATCCAGGTCCAGGCACTCAaagtggtttgaaaaatgtaaacagccTTTATTTCAATGGGCTTGACATTAAAATAATCCGATGCGTATCGGTTTATGTCTTCATCAGGGTgtactgacacacagagacaaagagggatTATTTGCAGTCACTAAAGGTGTGCAAGGTGAAAACGTGCAATATTTTACCTGACCTCTAGGGGCCTTGCACAATAAATTTAATATAGAAAAATCTCGAATCGACATTTATCAAATCTAGACTTATTTCTCGTACTCGACCAGGTAATATCCTAGCTTCCAACCAAAATAACTGTAGTAAAGTGTTAGATCTCACCGATCAGATCCCAGGATCGTGAGTTTCAGACAATTTGCCCCGCTACCTGCACCGGCTGCTGCCGCTAGCAACACTTCCAGATTCGTCATTTTCACGATGTACTGAAGGTCTcgttgaaataaacatcaaacaaaaacccATCGCGAGTAAATATAATATGTCCATGTCAACAACACGTTTAGAcaacaatataaatcatatgggtaaaaatataaatatagtataAAAAACTGATGACGATCTCATTACACAACCGAGCCGCTGAGATGTTCGGTGCCCTTTACCTTAATGAAGTGTGTTTTACTCTGTCAGCTGTATAACACCAGATTTTGTTTAAGGAAACGTCCATGTTATCTGGTGATAGTCCGAACACAGATTAAACACTGCATAATTCATAACCGGACGACAACAAATCACCTGTTGCCATGATCCCCAGTTAAACTGGAACCCCACACTGGAGTTGGGCGCTTCAGCAGAATAATGAGCTGGCTCCAGTCCGCCTGCTCAGCTCACTGCCTCGGCTTTGTTGACAACTTCCACTTGCTTTGGGGGCACTCTTCCTTCTTCACCAACTATGGGCTCCATCCCAATGCGCTGGCCAGCCGACTGCTAGCGGCTAACATACAGCATGTTGGACATTCTGCTGTACGAGACTGACTGTTTACCTTTCAGACATGCCCCCTAGAAACATCTTCCTCGAATACAGCACCTCAGAATACTACTCCCACTAGCTCCCCCAAACGGCCGCACCAGCCATCAGCTAATCAATATAAACAGCATCTGAAAAACATTCCGTCCCATTATAACTCAACTAAAATAGGCAGCGGTCATGAAACAGTGTTAAGCATCCTTCCCCTATATGTCTCTAACAATGAAagactacaaaataaataaaaataaattatcaaCCATCACAAATCATATTCATATTCCCAGTCAGGCACTAATTGCCTCAGGTTTTAAATTCCGCCCCTCTCCCATACACCGGGTCGGGTTTTCCCTTCTGGATTATTGCAACGCCCTGTATACATGGCCAGCCACACTGAttctggttctgctggaggtttcttccagttaatgagggagttttttctctccacagttgccaaagtgttcattgtgggaactgttgggtttcctCTGCAAActtaaggtctcaaccttatcatgttatgatttggctcttaaattgaactgaacataatatcttttattagggcccgagcaccgaatggtgagaggccctattaGTGAAAAGGATTATTCTTGTGTGGGGCCCGAGCACACCGAAGGTGAAGGCCCTATTGAAagtgaaaggattattagggcccagGCACCGAATGGTGAGGCCTATTGaaatgaaaggattattcttagtagggcccgagcaccgaggtgagaggccctattgaagTGAAAGttattcttgtgtgtgtggggccgagcaccgaaggtgaggccctattgaaattgaaaggatttttattaGGACACACAGGCACcgaggtgagaggccctattgaaattgaaaggattattcttattattggGGCTGG of the Hippoglossus stenolepis isolate QCI-W04-F060 chromosome 10, HSTE1.2, whole genome shotgun sequence genome contains:
- the LOC118116972 gene encoding calpain-1 catalytic subunit-like isoform X2, which encodes MPTSGVCMNIINARHQKSGYGTITNPISFLNQDYEQMKQYCLSRRVKYIDEMFPPDSNTIGQGLLEPTDLDRVVWLRPGKIVSNPSLVVDGVSRFDFGQGLLGNCWFLASIGALTFQNSILKQVVPLEQSFNEDYCGLFHFRFWRFGKWVDIIIDDKLPTIDGRLIFVQSKTPTEFWPALLEKAYAKVCGSYADMNTGTPAEAMVDFTGGVHMCVNLTEPPPDLWELMTRAGQNISLMGCGTPLGKTSANNVLPNGLVQGHAYTVTGVKQFMSQGRLVNLVRLWNPWGKTEWKGEWSDHSPLWQTVSPQDREMCLSVRDDGEFWMTLEDFCKLYEDLDICCLCPDFLDGSSSSHWKSSFYEGRWVAGTTAGGSTKNYEKFSTNPQYRIKVGKLFSECSENQGERNFLMSLMQMPDKRNRRLVQNLHIGLHVFEVTKEYKAHKGRFPASFFGRNKAVAQTKNYLDAREVMEFVMLKPGEYLIVPSTYHPNETASFILTILSTAETQVQ
- the LOC118116972 gene encoding calpain-1 catalytic subunit-like isoform X1; the protein is MPTSGVCMNIINARHQKSGYGTITNPISFLNQDYEQMKQYCLSRRVKYIDEMFPPDSNTIGQGLLEPTDLDRVVWLRPGKIVSNPSLVVDGVSRFDFGQGLLGNCWFLASIGALTFQNSILKQVVPLEQSFNEDYCGLFHFRFWRFGKWVDIIIDDKLPTIDGRLIFVQSKTPTEFWPALLEKAYAKVCGSYADMNTGTPAEAMVDFTGGVHMCVNLTEPPPDLWELMTRAGQNISLMGCGTPLGKTSANNVLPNGLVQGHAYTVTGVKQFMSQGRLVNLVRLWNPWGKTEWKGEWSDHSPLWQTVSPQDREMCLSVRDDGEFWMTLEDFCKLYEDLDICCLCPDFLDGSSSSHWKSSFYEGRWVAGTTAGGSTKNYEKFSTNPQYRIKVGKLFSECSENQGERNFLMSLMQMPDKRNRRLVQNLHIGLHVFEVTKEYKAHKGRFPASFFGRNKAVAQTKNYLDAREVMEFVMLKPGEYLIVPSTYHPNETASFILTILSTAETQVQSLQAAV